Within the Anaerolineae bacterium genome, the region CTCGACTGCCAGGAAAAGGCTAGAAGATCCCCGCCCGGCGCCCAGGTAGGACGCTTGATCAGGTTCCCACCTCGCACCAGCCTCTCCTGGCCCGCCCCTACGTCCAGAACGTAAAGCCCCCGCGGCTCGTCCCAGCGCACGAAGGCCAGTTGCCGTCCGTCAGGCGACCAGGCCGGGTCGAGACCGTGCGTCAGCCGCGCCAAGCCCGAGCCGTCCGCTCCCACGGACCAGATGTCGCCGCCACTGCTTACCTGAAAGGCGATTCGCCGTCCAGCAATCTCCGCCTGCCCCTCAGCCGACGCAGCCGGTGTCGGTGTCGGCGCCACGGTGGGCGTGACCATCGGTGCCGGAGGTACATCCGACGTGGCCCCGGGGATGACCAGAACCTGGCCGATGTAGATTGCCGACGGATTGACGATTCCGTTGGCCTCAGCCAGTGCCTGAACAGTGGTCCCGTAGCGGCGGGCGATAGAAGTCAGGTTCTCCCCAGCGCGCACCACGTGCTCCACCGTTCTCGAGGCCGGGATCGTCTCTGTCGGCTGGCGGGGCGAGGCGAAGGGCGTAGGTGTCGGCGCGGGCACCATCGTGGCGGCGGCCGTCCCAACCGCAGCCGCGTCCTCAACCGCCCCGGGGATCACCAGGACCTGGCCGGCGTAGATAGCCGAAGGATTGGCGATACCGTTCGCCTCGACGATGGCCTGCACCGTTACCCCGTATCGGCGAGCTATGGCGGTAAGATGCTCACCCCACCGCACCACATGCTCCACTCTCTCTCCGACCGAGGCTGGGCTCACCACAGTGGGGCCGGAGCTGCCCTGTGATTGCGGCGCCATCGTCGGCGCAGCAGGAGTGAGAGTTGGGCTTACTGCGACTTCAGCCGCGGCCGGGGTTGAGGTCGAGCTATCCCTAGGAGGGGGGACGGGCGCCTCCGTCGCCGCTAACGTGGCCTGTCCGAACCGCCGCTGTGCCTGCTGCGTCTGGACTGCCGCTCTGGTCTCAGCGGGCAGCCGCATGATCGTGGGAGTCGGTGGAGCGCCCGACCCACCCGGGACGCAGGAGGCCACCATTAGGGTCAATAGGCA harbors:
- a CDS encoding LysM peptidoglycan-binding domain-containing protein, giving the protein MEHVVRWGEHLTAIARRYGVTVQAIVEANGIANPSAIYAGQVLVIPGAVEDAAAVGTAAATMVPAPTPTPFASPRQPTETIPASRTVEHVVRAGENLTSIARRYGTTVQALAEANGIVNPSAIYIGQVLVIPGATSDVPPAPMVTPTVAPTPTPAASAEGQAEIAGRRIAFQVSSGGDIWSVGADGSGLARLTHGLDPAWSPDGRQLAFVRWDEPRGLYVLDVGAGQERLVRGGNLIKRPTWAPGGDLLAFSWQSSGAEPTRLCFPGFGCIELPGQEVWSLAVVDLEGNTRTDPAADQRSFCPSWSPRGDWIAYQGENGLKATAPGQQPWVILNDVAAVCPEVAPDGQRLVFMYRQHDHWEIYTALSDGTGLRPLTQASPLAERPAENVAPTWSPDGSQVLFLSDRDGRWRPYIMEADGSGQRPFLPEVFDRFDFRYEFAAERVFTWR